The following coding sequences are from one Geodermatophilus normandii window:
- a CDS encoding AIM24 family protein: MAQLTAQKRVLHADLHGDRIRAASGSMVAYEGNVDFKNSGMGGGGGMRAALKRAVAGESISLMDCTGHGRVYLAKEAMDVLVVDLGGDTLTVESEHILAHTEHLRLDVQFSGLRGVTSGQGLATTTVTGQGQVAIVSEGPVMALEVAPGQDLVVDPDAYVGSRGQLSMNLVSGVSWKSLVGEGSGEPFSLRFTGHGLVLVQSSER; encoded by the coding sequence GTGGCACAGCTCACCGCCCAGAAACGCGTCCTGCACGCCGACCTGCACGGGGACCGCATCCGGGCCGCCAGCGGCTCGATGGTCGCCTACGAGGGCAACGTCGACTTCAAGAACTCCGGGATGGGCGGGGGCGGCGGCATGCGCGCCGCGCTCAAGCGTGCCGTCGCCGGCGAGAGCATCTCGCTCATGGACTGCACGGGGCACGGCCGGGTGTACCTCGCCAAGGAGGCGATGGACGTCCTCGTCGTCGACCTCGGCGGCGACACGCTCACCGTGGAGAGCGAGCACATCCTCGCCCACACCGAGCACCTGCGCCTCGACGTGCAGTTCTCCGGCCTGCGCGGCGTCACCAGCGGCCAGGGGCTGGCCACCACGACGGTGACCGGCCAGGGCCAGGTGGCCATCGTGTCCGAGGGGCCGGTCATGGCCCTCGAGGTCGCGCCCGGCCAGGACCTCGTCGTCGACCCCGACGCCTACGTCGGGTCCCGCGGCCAGCTGTCGATGAACCTCGTCAGCGGCGTGTCCTGGAAGTCCCTCGTGGGCGAGGGCTCCGGCGAGCCCTTCTCCCTCCGCTTCACCGGGCACGGCCTGGTGCTCGTCCAGTCCTCGGAGCGCTGA
- a CDS encoding AIM24 family protein translates to MSFETVNSKVVRAHVGPASPVLARRGAMLGYSGQVTFRPVHGQGRGIGGMVGAAMSGESNPMMATEGTGQVLYGYKGLHVTVLELDGNAPLVCEADRLLVHDANLQTSVQFLGSGGVKSAISGAMTGQGLFTTNVHGRGSVALLSHGGAFPLQLNGTQVGVDPQAYVGHVGQLSVDLAAKVGFRDVVGRGSGEAFQLKISGSGTVYVQASEQKF, encoded by the coding sequence GTGTCGTTCGAGACGGTCAACAGCAAGGTCGTGCGCGCGCACGTCGGCCCGGCCAGCCCCGTGCTGGCCCGCCGCGGGGCGATGCTCGGCTACTCCGGCCAGGTCACCTTCCGCCCGGTGCACGGCCAGGGCCGCGGCATCGGCGGGATGGTCGGCGCGGCGATGTCGGGCGAGTCCAACCCGATGATGGCCACCGAGGGCACCGGCCAGGTCCTCTACGGCTACAAGGGCCTGCACGTCACCGTCCTGGAGCTCGACGGCAACGCCCCGCTCGTGTGCGAGGCCGACCGGCTGCTGGTCCACGACGCGAACCTGCAGACCAGCGTGCAGTTCCTCGGCTCCGGCGGCGTGAAGTCGGCGATCTCCGGCGCCATGACCGGGCAGGGGCTGTTCACCACCAACGTGCACGGCCGCGGCTCGGTGGCGCTGCTGTCGCACGGCGGCGCCTTCCCGTTGCAGCTCAACGGCACGCAGGTCGGCGTCGACCCGCAGGCCTACGTCGGGCACGTCGGCCAGCTCTCGGTCGACCTGGCGGCGAAGGTCGGCTTCCGCGACGTGGTCGGCCGGGGTTCCGGCGAGGCCTTCCAGTTGAAGATCAGCGGGTCCGGCACGGTGTACGTGCAGGCCAGCGAGCAGAAGTTCTGA
- a CDS encoding AIM24 family protein, translating to MPTTLNVQSLPDDDNVNPYVFCIALNGEWFMSKGAMLAYYGNVQFDAVTEYSSVQAWVAAKFSSPVYVQDWVVARGHGKVLIGDRGFDLNAYDLDDGNLTIKANNLCAFSPALELKQSIVPGFVTLIGTGKFIASSNGPVIFVEPPFRADPDALLGWADCPSPSVHHDAQWMTQSMLGALSGALGRASGEERQYDFTGTGTILLQSSEVAREDPAVLRLVESQTQLLTNAQAGSLGQRLVARAQQQS from the coding sequence GTGCCGACGACGCTGAACGTCCAGTCGCTGCCCGACGACGACAACGTCAACCCCTACGTCTTCTGCATCGCGCTCAACGGCGAGTGGTTCATGAGCAAGGGCGCGATGCTGGCGTACTACGGCAACGTCCAGTTCGACGCCGTCACCGAGTACTCGTCGGTGCAGGCCTGGGTGGCCGCCAAGTTCTCCAGCCCGGTCTACGTCCAGGACTGGGTGGTCGCCCGGGGGCACGGCAAGGTGCTCATCGGCGACCGCGGCTTCGACCTCAACGCCTACGACCTCGACGACGGCAACCTGACGATCAAGGCGAACAACCTCTGCGCGTTCTCCCCGGCGCTGGAGCTCAAGCAGTCGATCGTGCCCGGGTTCGTCACGCTCATCGGCACGGGCAAGTTCATCGCCTCGTCCAACGGGCCGGTGATCTTCGTCGAGCCGCCGTTCCGTGCCGACCCGGACGCGCTGCTCGGCTGGGCCGACTGCCCCTCGCCGTCGGTGCACCACGACGCGCAGTGGATGACGCAGAGCATGCTCGGCGCCCTCTCCGGGGCGCTGGGCCGCGCCTCGGGCGAGGAGCGGCAGTACGACTTCACCGGGACGGGCACGATCCTGCTGCAGTCCTCCGAGGTGGCCCGCGAGGACCCGGCGGTGCTGCGGCTGGTGGAGTCGCAGACCCAGCTGCTCACCAACGCCCAGGCCGGCAGCCTCGGCCAGCGGCTGGTCGCCCGCGCCCAGCAGCAGTCCTGA
- a CDS encoding S9 family peptidase: protein MRPADLALLRTPGVPAVSPDGRMAVVAVGRPDLDADCYRGQLWAVPTDGSAPARPLTSGARDSAPAFSPDGRWLAYLSAADGGHPQLHVLPTAGGAPRRLTDAPLGAGAPVWSPDSRRLAFVARVPEAGRYGTAEGVPPEAEPPRLVTRLRHRVDDVGYTADRPSCVFVLDLPADPFDDTAELPQARQVTDGRGEDTDVAWSPDGRTLAFVSARHARADRDLVRDVWLVPVTGGEPRRVTRGRGECRLPAFDPAGAALYVTARPDLGPDGLDVAARGLTLCRVPVAGGPLQPVLDPREHHRGDDTPATVLAGGAALVGVERRGSVALLRVPLDGGTPETLVDGPFTVRGFGTGGGVVVATVAHDRSAGELVALTPGRRRLLTGFGSALGATGRLHRSTERTAVAPDGTRVHGWVTVPEGPGPHPVLLTVHGGPFTQYGWSLLDETQVYVSAGYAVVQCNPRGSSGYGEEHARAVVGAWGERDADDVLAFLDAALADPALDADRVGVHGGSYGGFLTALLLTRTDRFAAAVVERAVTDPVSFAGSSDIGWWYAAAYMGPDPVSPLAEAARIRTPTLVVHSEQDERCPVEQGRRLFVALQQRGVPSALLLFPGEGHELSRSGRPRHRLARFEHLLAWWDRWLPVEVQASRSRAPSADTTSRPSIRVQGKTATWPEPGTGSPPSIS, encoded by the coding sequence ATGCGGCCCGCCGACCTCGCCCTGCTCCGGACCCCCGGGGTGCCGGCGGTCTCGCCGGACGGGCGCATGGCGGTGGTCGCCGTCGGCCGGCCCGACCTCGACGCCGACTGCTACCGCGGGCAGCTGTGGGCCGTGCCCACCGACGGCTCGGCGCCGGCCCGCCCGCTGACCTCCGGCGCCCGCGACTCCGCCCCGGCCTTCTCCCCGGACGGCCGCTGGCTGGCCTACCTGTCGGCCGCCGACGGCGGGCACCCGCAGCTGCACGTGCTGCCCACCGCGGGCGGGGCGCCCCGCCGGCTCACCGACGCCCCGCTGGGGGCCGGCGCTCCGGTGTGGTCACCGGACTCCCGCCGGCTGGCCTTCGTGGCCCGCGTCCCGGAGGCCGGCCGCTACGGCACGGCCGAGGGGGTGCCGCCGGAGGCCGAGCCGCCGCGGCTGGTCACCCGGCTGCGGCACCGCGTCGACGACGTCGGGTACACCGCCGACCGGCCCAGCTGCGTGTTCGTCCTCGACCTGCCCGCCGACCCGTTCGACGACACCGCCGAGCTCCCGCAGGCGCGCCAGGTGACCGACGGCCGTGGCGAGGACACCGACGTCGCCTGGTCGCCCGACGGCCGGACGCTGGCCTTCGTCTCCGCCCGGCACGCCCGTGCCGACCGCGACCTGGTGCGCGACGTCTGGCTGGTGCCGGTGACCGGGGGCGAGCCGCGGCGGGTCACCCGCGGCCGCGGCGAGTGCCGGCTGCCGGCGTTCGACCCGGCCGGTGCGGCCCTCTACGTCACGGCCCGTCCCGACCTCGGCCCCGACGGCCTCGACGTCGCCGCGCGGGGCCTGACCCTGTGCCGGGTGCCGGTCGCCGGCGGCCCGCTGCAGCCGGTGCTCGACCCGCGGGAGCACCACCGCGGCGACGACACCCCGGCGACGGTGCTGGCCGGGGGAGCGGCGCTGGTCGGCGTCGAGCGGCGCGGGTCGGTGGCGCTGCTGCGGGTGCCCCTCGACGGCGGCACGCCCGAGACGCTGGTCGACGGGCCGTTCACGGTGCGCGGGTTCGGCACCGGCGGCGGGGTCGTCGTCGCCACCGTCGCGCACGACCGGTCGGCGGGGGAGCTGGTGGCCCTGACGCCCGGGCGGCGGCGGCTGCTCACCGGCTTCGGGTCCGCGCTCGGGGCCACCGGACGGCTGCACCGCAGCACCGAGCGCACCGCCGTCGCGCCCGACGGCACGCGGGTGCACGGCTGGGTCACCGTGCCCGAGGGCCCCGGCCCCCACCCGGTGCTGCTGACCGTGCACGGCGGGCCGTTCACCCAGTACGGCTGGTCGCTGCTCGACGAGACGCAGGTGTACGTGTCGGCCGGCTACGCCGTGGTGCAGTGCAACCCGCGCGGGTCGTCGGGCTACGGGGAGGAGCACGCCCGCGCCGTCGTCGGTGCGTGGGGCGAGCGGGACGCCGACGACGTCCTGGCCTTCCTCGACGCCGCGCTCGCCGACCCCGCGCTCGACGCCGACCGGGTGGGCGTCCACGGCGGCTCCTACGGCGGCTTCCTCACCGCGCTGCTGCTCACCCGCACCGACCGCTTCGCCGCCGCCGTCGTGGAACGGGCGGTGACCGACCCGGTCTCCTTCGCGGGCTCCAGCGACATCGGCTGGTGGTACGCCGCCGCCTACATGGGGCCCGACCCGGTGAGCCCCCTGGCGGAGGCGGCGAGGATCCGGACGCCCACCCTCGTCGTGCACTCCGAGCAGGACGAGCGCTGCCCGGTCGAGCAGGGCCGCCGGCTGTTCGTGGCGCTGCAGCAGCGCGGCGTGCCCAGTGCGCTGCTGCTCTTCCCGGGTGAGGGCCACGAGCTGTCCCGTTCCGGCCGCCCCCGGCACCGGCTGGCCCGCTTCGAGCACCTGCTCGCGTGGTGGGACCGCTGGCTGCCCGTCGAGGTTCAGGCGAGCCGCAGCCGCGCGCCCTCGGCGGACACCACGAGCCGCCCGTCCATCCGCGTGCAGGGGAAGACCGCCACGTGGCCGGAGCCGGGCACCGGCAGCCCGCCGTCGATCTCGTAG
- a CDS encoding Hsp70 family protein, translated as MPAGAPSPSPTVHGIDLGTTYSCLAQVDDDGTARVVPLLDGAPTLPSVVLFVGPDDYVTGERARVLARARPDDVCTLVKRRMGDSTWRFVSHGRSWSAPAVSSLVLSALVSETSFSTAGPVRDVVITVPAYFGDEERRATRLAGEYAGLTVLDVINEPTAAALSYGFARLDGGGPSDHLEEVALVYDLGGGTVDVAVVELADRRLAVVATDGDHELGGADWDERLAVHLSRAFLAAHPDAEDPLDDGAGGQALVLAAERAKRELSVRDSVVVPVEHDGRRVDVPVTRAEFERLTAGLVDRTMALTRAAVAAARARGVDRIDRVLLVGGSTRMPAVAQRLTAELGVRAEVHDPDLAVAKGAAVYGRKKQLERLLTADLVTRGQLRSGMPLEYAAPADVNAACARLGDAFGLSAAQVRRTVEIEVLNTVSRGFGVLALDRFGEPATVFLVHRNDRLPVAVRRSFGTVHDDQRRVTIRVVEQGGGTESTRPEDAKLLAEASIEDIPPGHPAGTEIQVVLRMGFDGILELTALHEGLADRPLTVRVETGAALSQADVARERAQVGRIRRRQD; from the coding sequence ATGCCGGCCGGTGCCCCCTCGCCCTCCCCCACCGTCCACGGGATCGACCTCGGCACCACCTACAGCTGCCTGGCGCAGGTCGACGACGACGGCACCGCCCGCGTCGTCCCCCTCCTCGACGGCGCGCCCACGCTGCCCAGCGTGGTGCTCTTCGTCGGCCCCGACGACTACGTCACCGGCGAGCGCGCCCGCGTCCTGGCCCGCGCCCGGCCCGACGACGTCTGCACGCTGGTCAAGCGGCGCATGGGCGACAGCACCTGGCGGTTCGTCAGCCACGGCCGGTCCTGGTCGGCGCCAGCGGTGAGCAGCCTGGTCCTCAGCGCGCTGGTCAGCGAGACCTCCTTCTCCACCGCCGGCCCGGTGCGCGACGTCGTCATCACCGTGCCCGCCTACTTCGGCGACGAGGAGCGGCGGGCCACCCGGCTGGCCGGCGAGTACGCCGGCCTGACCGTCCTCGACGTCATCAACGAGCCGACGGCGGCCGCGCTGTCCTACGGCTTCGCCCGCCTCGACGGCGGCGGCCCGTCGGACCACCTCGAGGAGGTCGCGCTCGTCTACGACCTCGGCGGCGGCACCGTCGACGTCGCGGTCGTGGAGCTGGCCGACCGGCGGCTGGCCGTGGTCGCCACCGACGGCGACCACGAGCTCGGCGGCGCCGACTGGGACGAGAGGCTCGCCGTCCACCTCTCCCGCGCCTTCCTCGCCGCGCACCCCGACGCCGAGGACCCCCTCGACGACGGCGCCGGCGGCCAGGCCCTGGTGCTCGCCGCCGAGCGGGCCAAGCGCGAGCTGAGCGTCCGCGACTCCGTCGTCGTGCCGGTCGAGCACGACGGCCGCCGGGTCGACGTGCCGGTGACCCGCGCGGAGTTCGAGCGGCTCACCGCGGGCCTGGTCGACCGCACGATGGCGCTGACCCGCGCGGCGGTGGCCGCGGCCCGCGCCCGCGGCGTCGACCGCATCGACCGGGTGCTGCTGGTCGGCGGCTCGACCCGGATGCCCGCCGTCGCGCAGCGGCTCACCGCCGAGCTGGGCGTGCGCGCCGAGGTGCACGACCCCGACCTCGCCGTCGCCAAGGGCGCCGCGGTGTACGGGCGCAAGAAGCAGCTGGAGCGCCTGCTCACCGCCGACCTGGTCACCCGCGGACAGCTGCGCTCCGGCATGCCGCTGGAGTACGCCGCCCCCGCCGACGTCAACGCCGCCTGCGCCCGCCTGGGCGACGCCTTCGGGCTCTCGGCCGCGCAGGTGCGGCGGACGGTGGAGATCGAGGTCCTCAACACCGTCTCCCGCGGCTTCGGCGTCCTGGCGCTCGACCGGTTCGGCGAGCCGGCGACGGTCTTCCTCGTGCACCGCAACGACCGGCTGCCGGTGGCCGTGCGCCGCTCCTTCGGCACCGTGCACGACGACCAGCGGCGGGTGACCATCCGCGTCGTCGAGCAGGGCGGCGGCACGGAGTCCACCCGGCCCGAGGACGCCAAGCTGCTCGCCGAGGCCTCCATCGAGGACATCCCGCCCGGTCACCCGGCCGGCACCGAGATCCAGGTCGTGCTGCGCATGGGCTTCGACGGCATCCTCGAGCTCACCGCGCTGCACGAGGGGCTCGCCGACCGGCCGCTCACCGTGCGCGTCGAGACCGGAGCGGCGCTCAGCCAGGCCGACGTCGCCCGCGAGCGCGCACAGGTGGGCCGGATCCGCCGCCGGCAGGACTGA
- a CDS encoding TerD family protein, with protein sequence MVDYTKRQKSPPPQPETPPAPPQPPPHQPPPPHQGPPHQPPPTQPYGQPPYPPPYPPPGQPYGQPPYPPPGQPYGQPPYPPPGQPYGQPPPPPQQDPYGQQQYGQQQYGQQPPAQPGGANTGKVSLTKAAPSVSLTKTAGTSGVLRVNLNWNSRPGGGGGGGFLKRLASAAGSGAIDLDLGCLYEYADGSKGVIQALGNAFRGQHTLGNGQSIVWLDGDDRSGSNSGGENLMVDLQHTALIRRVLVFALIYEGVPNWGQADAVVTMFPANGPQIEVRLDEHDPRARICAIAMIENQGGQLVVNREVRYVHGGQDVLDRQYGWGMDWTPGRK encoded by the coding sequence TTGGTCGACTACACGAAGCGCCAGAAGTCCCCGCCGCCGCAGCCGGAGACCCCACCGGCGCCGCCGCAGCCGCCGCCGCACCAGCCCCCGCCGCCACACCAGGGGCCGCCGCACCAGCCGCCCCCGACGCAGCCGTACGGGCAGCCCCCGTACCCGCCGCCGTACCCGCCGCCGGGCCAGCCGTACGGACAGCCTCCGTACCCGCCGCCGGGCCAGCCGTACGGGCAGCCTCCGTACCCGCCGCCGGGCCAGCCGTACGGCCAGCCGCCCCCGCCGCCGCAGCAGGACCCGTACGGGCAGCAGCAGTACGGGCAGCAGCAGTACGGGCAGCAGCCGCCGGCCCAGCCGGGCGGCGCGAACACGGGCAAGGTGTCGCTGACGAAGGCGGCGCCGTCGGTCTCGCTGACCAAGACGGCCGGCACCTCCGGCGTCCTGCGGGTCAACCTCAACTGGAACTCGAGGCCCGGCGGGGGCGGGGGCGGTGGCTTCCTCAAGCGGCTCGCCTCGGCCGCCGGCTCCGGGGCGATCGACCTGGACCTGGGCTGCCTCTACGAGTACGCCGACGGGTCCAAGGGCGTCATCCAGGCCCTGGGCAACGCCTTCCGCGGGCAGCACACCCTGGGCAACGGCCAGTCGATCGTCTGGCTGGACGGGGACGACCGGTCCGGTTCCAACAGCGGTGGCGAGAACCTGATGGTCGACCTGCAGCACACCGCGCTGATCCGCCGGGTCCTCGTGTTCGCGCTCATCTACGAGGGCGTGCCGAACTGGGGTCAGGCCGACGCCGTCGTCACGATGTTCCCGGCGAACGGGCCGCAGATCGAGGTGCGCCTCGACGAGCACGACCCCCGCGCCCGGATCTGCGCGATCGCGATGATCGAGAACCAGGGCGGCCAGCTCGTCGTCAACCGCGAGGTGCGCTACGTGCACGGCGGGCAGGACGTCCTGGACCGCCAGTACGGCTGGGGCATGGACTGGACGCCCGGCCGCAAGTGA
- a CDS encoding MBL fold metallo-hydrolase — translation MSYTGDVEVGGPADVRELPGLTISKVAVSEMANNAYLLRCTATGQALLVDAAAEPGTLRTLIGDADLRTVVTTHGHWDHHRALPDVVAATGARTVAHAADAGDLPVPVDRTVAHGDTVAVGEQALEVVHLRGHTPGSIALVWRGEGDSGTHVFTGDSLFPGGVGNTQQDPERFASLLGDVEQRLFAVLPDETWVYPGHGRDTTLGAERPSLPEWRARGW, via the coding sequence ATGAGCTACACCGGCGACGTCGAGGTGGGCGGCCCGGCCGACGTGCGGGAGCTGCCCGGCCTGACCATCAGCAAGGTCGCGGTCAGCGAGATGGCCAACAACGCCTACCTGCTGCGCTGCACCGCCACCGGGCAGGCGCTGCTCGTCGACGCCGCCGCGGAGCCCGGGACCCTGCGGACCCTGATCGGCGACGCCGACCTGCGCACCGTCGTCACCACGCACGGGCACTGGGACCACCACCGCGCGCTGCCCGACGTCGTCGCGGCGACCGGGGCGCGGACGGTGGCGCACGCCGCCGACGCCGGCGACCTGCCCGTCCCGGTGGACCGGACCGTGGCGCACGGCGACACGGTCGCCGTCGGCGAGCAGGCGCTCGAGGTGGTGCACCTGCGCGGGCACACGCCGGGCAGCATCGCGCTGGTGTGGCGCGGGGAGGGCGACTCCGGCACCCACGTCTTCACCGGCGACAGCCTCTTCCCCGGCGGCGTGGGCAACACCCAGCAGGACCCGGAGCGGTTCGCCAGCCTCCTCGGCGACGTCGAGCAGCGGCTGTTCGCCGTCCTCCCCGACGAGACGTGGGTGTACCCGGGGCACGGCAGGGACACGACGCTGGGGGCCGAGCGCCCGTCGCTGCCGGAGTGGCGCGCCCGGGGCTGGTGA
- the uvrA gene encoding excinuclease ABC subunit UvrA — translation MDRLVVRGAREHNLKDVHIDLPRDALIVFTGLSGSGKSSLAFDTIFAEGQRRYVESLSAYARQFLGQMDKPDVDFIEGLSPAVSIDQKSTNRNPRSTVGTITEVYDYLRLLYARAGQPHCPNCGKPISRQTPQQIVDQVLTMEEGTRFQVLAPVVRARKGEYVDLFSSLQTQGFSRVRVDGTVHPLTEPPKLKKQEKHTIEVIVDRLTVKESAKRRLTDSVETALGLAGGLVVLDFVDLPEDDPERERTFSEHLACVDDGLSFEALEPRSFSFNSPFGACPECTGIGTRKEVDPDLVVPDPEKSLADGAIAPWAGSMSNEYFQRLLSGLADQLGFSMDTAWEKLPAKVQKAVLHGSPDQVHVRYKNRYGRERSYYAAFEGVLPFLERRHEDTDSDYMRDKYEGYMRDVPCPVCHGTRLKPEILAVKLNSRSIAEVTGLSIGEAADWLGSLELGDRERAIADRVLKEIQARLSFLVDVGLDYLSLDRPAATLAGGEAQRIRLATQIGSGLVGVLYVLDEPSIGLHQRDNTRLIETLVRLRDMGNTLIVVEHDEDTIKTADWVVDIGPGAGEHGGEVIVSGTVEDLLASERSLTGQYLSGRMEITVPKVRRQPQPGRELVVKGAREHNLKGVDVTFPLGLLVGVTGVSGSGKSSLVNDILYTVLANQLNRARMVPGRHRTVTGLEHLDKVVHVDQSPIGRTPRSNPATYTGVWDQVRKLFAQTSEAKIRGYQPGRFSFNVKGGRCEACSGDGTLKIEMNFLPDVYVPCEVCKGARFNRETLEVHYKGKTVAQVLDMPIEEAADFFAAIPGIARYLRTLTDVGLGYVRLGQPATTLSGGEAQRVKLASELQKRSNGRSVYVLDEPTTGLHFEDIRKLLLVLQGLVDKGNSVIVIEHNLDVIKSADWLIDMGPEGGFRGGTVVAEGPPEFVASVPESHTGRYLVPLLDPKAIEAAAAEPKKRATRKRAS, via the coding sequence TTGGACCGTCTCGTCGTCCGCGGCGCCCGTGAGCACAACCTCAAGGACGTCCACATCGACCTGCCCCGCGACGCCCTGATCGTCTTCACGGGACTGTCGGGCTCGGGCAAGTCGAGCCTGGCGTTCGACACGATCTTCGCCGAGGGCCAGCGGCGCTACGTCGAGTCGCTGTCGGCCTACGCCCGGCAGTTCCTCGGGCAGATGGACAAGCCCGACGTCGACTTCATCGAGGGCCTGTCGCCCGCGGTGTCGATCGACCAGAAGTCGACCAACCGCAACCCGCGCTCGACCGTCGGCACGATCACCGAGGTCTACGACTACCTCCGGCTGCTCTACGCCCGCGCGGGTCAGCCGCACTGCCCCAACTGCGGCAAGCCGATCTCCCGGCAGACGCCGCAGCAGATCGTCGACCAGGTGCTGACGATGGAGGAGGGCACCCGGTTCCAGGTGCTCGCCCCGGTCGTGCGGGCGCGCAAGGGCGAGTACGTCGACCTGTTCAGCTCGCTGCAGACCCAGGGCTTCTCGCGCGTCCGGGTCGACGGCACGGTGCACCCGCTCACCGAGCCGCCGAAGCTCAAGAAGCAGGAGAAGCACACGATCGAGGTCATCGTCGACCGGCTGACGGTGAAGGAGAGCGCCAAGCGCCGCCTCACCGACTCCGTCGAGACGGCGCTCGGCCTCGCCGGCGGCCTCGTCGTCCTCGACTTCGTCGACCTGCCCGAGGACGACCCCGAGCGCGAGCGGACCTTCTCCGAGCACCTCGCCTGCGTCGACGACGGCCTGTCGTTCGAGGCGCTCGAGCCGCGCAGCTTCTCGTTCAACTCGCCGTTCGGCGCGTGCCCCGAGTGCACCGGCATCGGCACCCGCAAGGAGGTCGACCCCGACCTCGTCGTGCCCGACCCGGAAAAGAGCCTGGCCGACGGCGCGATCGCCCCGTGGGCCGGCTCGATGAGCAACGAGTACTTCCAGCGGCTGCTCTCCGGCCTGGCCGACCAGCTCGGCTTCTCCATGGACACCGCGTGGGAGAAGCTCCCGGCGAAGGTGCAGAAGGCCGTGCTGCACGGCTCGCCCGACCAGGTGCACGTCCGCTACAAGAACCGCTACGGCCGCGAGCGCAGCTACTACGCCGCCTTCGAGGGCGTGCTGCCCTTCCTCGAGCGCCGCCACGAGGACACCGACAGCGACTACATGCGGGACAAGTACGAGGGCTACATGCGTGACGTGCCCTGTCCCGTCTGCCACGGCACCCGGCTCAAGCCGGAGATCCTCGCGGTCAAGCTCAACAGCCGCTCGATCGCCGAGGTCACCGGCCTGTCGATCGGCGAGGCCGCCGACTGGCTGGGGTCGCTGGAGCTGGGCGACCGCGAGCGGGCGATCGCGGACCGGGTGCTCAAGGAGATCCAGGCCCGGCTGTCCTTCCTGGTCGACGTCGGCCTGGACTACCTGTCCCTCGACCGCCCGGCGGCGACGCTGGCCGGTGGCGAGGCGCAGCGCATCCGGCTGGCCACGCAGATCGGCTCCGGGCTGGTGGGCGTCCTGTACGTCCTCGACGAGCCCTCGATCGGGCTCCACCAGCGGGACAACACCCGGCTGATCGAGACGCTGGTCCGGCTGCGCGACATGGGCAACACGCTCATCGTCGTCGAGCACGACGAGGACACGATCAAGACCGCCGACTGGGTGGTCGACATCGGCCCCGGCGCCGGCGAGCACGGCGGCGAGGTGATCGTCAGCGGCACGGTCGAGGACCTGCTGGCCAGCGAGCGGTCGCTGACCGGGCAGTACCTGTCCGGCCGGATGGAGATCACCGTACCGAAGGTGCGGCGGCAGCCGCAGCCGGGCCGCGAGCTGGTGGTCAAGGGCGCTCGTGAGCACAACCTCAAGGGCGTCGACGTGACCTTCCCGCTGGGTCTGCTCGTCGGCGTCACCGGGGTCTCCGGGTCCGGCAAGTCCAGCCTGGTCAACGACATCCTCTACACGGTGCTGGCCAACCAGCTGAACCGTGCGCGGATGGTCCCGGGCCGGCACCGGACGGTCACCGGGCTCGAGCACCTGGACAAGGTCGTGCACGTCGACCAGTCGCCTATCGGGCGGACGCCGCGGTCCAACCCGGCCACCTACACCGGCGTGTGGGACCAGGTCCGCAAGCTGTTCGCGCAGACGTCGGAGGCGAAGATCCGCGGCTACCAGCCGGGGCGGTTCTCCTTCAACGTCAAGGGCGGCCGCTGCGAGGCGTGCTCCGGCGACGGCACGCTGAAGATCGAGATGAACTTCCTGCCGGACGTCTACGTCCCGTGCGAGGTGTGCAAGGGCGCCCGGTTCAACCGGGAGACGCTCGAGGTGCACTACAAGGGCAAGACGGTGGCCCAGGTCCTCGACATGCCGATCGAGGAGGCCGCGGACTTCTTCGCCGCGATCCCCGGGATCGCCCGGTACCTGCGCACGCTGACCGACGTCGGCCTGGGCTACGTGCGGCTGGGCCAGCCGGCGACGACGCTGTCGGGCGGTGAGGCGCAGCGGGTGAAGCTGGCCAGTGAGCTGCAGAAGCGGTCCAACGGCCGCAGCGTGTACGTCCTCGACGAGCCGACCACCGGCCTGCACTTCGAGGACATCCGCAAGCTGCTGCTCGTGCTGCAGGGGCTGGTCGACAAGGGCAACTCGGTGATCGTCATCGAGCACAACCTCGACGTCATCAAGAGCGCCGACTGGCTTATCGACATGGGTCCCGAGGGCGGGTTCCGGGGCGGCACGGTCGTCGCCGAGGGGCCGCCGGAGTTCGTCGCGTCGGTCCCGGAGTCGCACACCGGCCGGTACCTGGTTCCACTGCTCGACCCGAAGGCGATCGAGGCGGCGGCTGCAGAGCCGAAGAAGCGGGCGACGCGCAAGCGCGCCAGCTGA
- a CDS encoding helix-turn-helix domain-containing protein, giving the protein MSRASEDSNRRMLRARDEMDRSYAEPLDVPALARVAHVSEAHFIRTFRATFGETPHRYLQRRRVERAMFLLRSTDRTVTDVCMAVGFSSLGTFSRVFADVVGEPPSVYRRRGPLAPVPSCFGMRWLRPSEKTAVPEKPGDDAAS; this is encoded by the coding sequence GTGAGCCGGGCCAGCGAGGACTCCAACCGGCGCATGCTGCGGGCCCGCGACGAGATGGACCGCTCCTACGCCGAGCCGCTCGACGTGCCGGCGCTGGCGCGCGTCGCGCACGTGTCCGAGGCCCACTTCATCCGCACCTTCCGGGCCACCTTCGGCGAGACGCCGCACCGTTACCTGCAGCGCCGCCGCGTCGAGCGGGCGATGTTCCTGCTGCGCAGCACCGACCGCACGGTCACCGACGTGTGCATGGCCGTCGGCTTCTCCAGCCTCGGCACGTTCAGCCGCGTGTTCGCCGACGTCGTGGGGGAGCCGCCGAGCGTCTACCGGAGGCGCGGCCCGCTCGCGCCCGTGCCCAGCTGCTTCGGCATGCGCTGGCTGCGCCCCAGCGAGAAGACAGCAGTTCCGGAGAAGCCCGGCGACGACGCCGCCTCCTAG